The Verrucomicrobiota bacterium genome has a segment encoding these proteins:
- a CDS encoding c-type cytochrome produces the protein MILSSKAVEEELPEHLIELAWAYAISITPPPPLPPDGDEHSLPDTPLTFTRDEILGRKDGVTFQTAPADWYPGDHPQMPRIYSHGDPSRKIIACALCHYPNGKGKAENAPPTGQSKGYLVQQLLDFKNDLRKCADPRKTNYELMIETAKGMTQEEMEDVSAYFESMKWSPWIEVVETDTVPKTYLRGGLHIALEGEEAGTEPIGKRIIETPVDSYRTEFLRDPRSGFIAYVPKGSIEKGKDLVRTGGGGKTLQCFICHGEDLNGIGTVPGIASRSPSYMARQMNDMKQGTRNGLMSALMKPVVANLTSEDILNIVAYTASLPVATIEPESSSETQK, from the coding sequence ATGATCCTTTCTTCGAAGGCTGTTGAGGAAGAGTTACCTGAGCACTTGATTGAATTGGCTTGGGCTTATGCCATTTCGATAACACCGCCACCACCACTTCCGCCTGATGGTGACGAACATAGTTTACCCGATACGCCTTTGACTTTTACGCGCGACGAAATTTTAGGACGCAAAGACGGGGTGACTTTTCAAACAGCTCCGGCCGATTGGTATCCAGGCGATCATCCTCAGATGCCAAGGATTTACTCGCACGGTGACCCAAGCCGAAAGATTATTGCCTGTGCTCTCTGTCACTATCCGAATGGAAAAGGAAAAGCAGAAAACGCACCACCAACTGGACAATCAAAGGGCTACCTTGTCCAGCAATTGCTGGATTTCAAAAATGATCTTCGTAAGTGCGCAGATCCCAGGAAAACCAACTATGAACTAATGATTGAAACAGCCAAGGGAATGACCCAGGAGGAAATGGAGGACGTTTCCGCTTACTTTGAGTCCATGAAATGGAGTCCATGGATTGAGGTCGTTGAAACGGATACTGTTCCGAAAACCTATCTTCGAGGTGGACTGCACATTGCTCTGGAGGGGGAGGAGGCAGGGACCGAACCTATCGGTAAGCGTATCATAGAAACCCCTGTTGATTCATACCGGACCGAATTTTTGCGGGACCCGCGGTCTGGATTTATTGCGTACGTTCCAAAGGGCTCCATTGAAAAAGGTAAAGACCTTGTTCGAACCGGAGGTGGCGGAAAGACCCTGCAATGCTTTATTTGCCATGGTGAAGATCTGAATGGAATTGGAACGGTTCCCGGAATTGCATCACGTTCACCCAGCTACATGGCACGCCAAATGAATGACATGAAGCAAGGAACCAGAAACGGTTTAATGTCCGCCCTCATGAAACCGGTTGTAGCAAATCTTACTTCTGAAGACATCTTAAATATTGTGGCCTACACAGCGTCATTACCAGTAGCCACAATCGAACCTGAGTCCTCCTCGGAAACACAGAAATAG